A single region of the Aeromicrobium chenweiae genome encodes:
- the bsh gene encoding choloylglycine hydrolase — MCTATSYAAKDHYFGRNLDLEFSYHESVTITPRSFPLAFRKVSDLTTHHALIGMTTVADGYPLYYDATNEKGLSMAGLNFPDNADYKPETPGKNNITPFEFIPWILGQFETVSQAREALQDMVLVDIPFSAEFPLSPLHWIISDREESVTVESVKDGLRVYDNPVGLLTNNPTFDIQLFNLNNYASMSTAQPENHFSKKLQLDSYSRGLGAVGLPGDLSSMSRFVKAAFTAVNSISGDSESEAISQFFHILGSVAQQRGCVEVGDKYEITIYSSCCNTDKAIYYYTTYENSQITAVDLHKVDLDGAALSCYPLVTGQQILAQN; from the coding sequence GGATCACTATTTCGGCCGCAACTTGGATCTCGAGTTCTCCTATCACGAGTCGGTCACCATCACGCCGCGCAGCTTCCCGCTCGCGTTCCGGAAAGTGAGCGACCTGACGACTCATCACGCTCTCATCGGGATGACGACCGTGGCCGATGGCTACCCGCTCTACTACGACGCGACCAACGAGAAGGGGCTGAGCATGGCGGGGCTCAACTTCCCCGACAACGCCGACTACAAGCCCGAGACGCCGGGGAAGAACAACATCACGCCGTTCGAGTTCATCCCGTGGATCCTCGGCCAGTTCGAGACCGTCTCCCAGGCGCGTGAGGCCCTGCAGGACATGGTGCTGGTCGACATTCCCTTCAGCGCTGAGTTCCCGCTGTCGCCGCTGCACTGGATCATCTCCGACCGCGAGGAGTCTGTGACGGTCGAGTCGGTCAAGGACGGGTTGCGGGTCTATGACAACCCGGTGGGCCTGCTGACCAACAACCCCACCTTCGACATCCAGCTGTTCAACCTCAACAACTACGCGAGCATGTCGACCGCGCAACCCGAGAACCACTTCTCCAAGAAGCTGCAGCTCGACTCCTACAGCAGGGGGCTGGGTGCCGTAGGTCTGCCCGGTGACCTCTCCTCGATGTCCCGGTTCGTCAAGGCTGCGTTCACCGCGGTGAACTCGATCTCGGGCGATTCCGAGTCGGAGGCCATCAGCCAGTTCTTCCACATCCTCGGCTCCGTCGCGCAGCAGCGGGGCTGCGTGGAGGTCGGCGACAAGTACGAGATCACCATCTATTCCTCGTGCTGCAACACGGACAAGGCCATCTACTACTACACGACGTACGAGAACAGCCAGATCACGGCAGTCGACCTGCACAAGGTCGACCTCGACGGCGCCGCCCTCTCCTGCTACCCGCTGGTCACCGGGCAGCAGATCCTGGCGCAGAACTAG